From Paenibacillus antri:
CGACAATCTGTTTCACAGCGAGTTCGGCGTCGACGGGGCCAGCGCGACAAAGAGCTTGCGCAAGTTTCTAAGCAAGGAGCATCTGGCGCCGACCTCCATGGAGGACAGCTTGACTTGGCGCCATCGCGGCGAGTGGTGGGACACGTATGCCCGAAATCTGCGCATGTTCGGCTCCGTTTCTGATTTAGACACCTTCGTGGAGTGCAGCCAATGGATGCAGGCGGAGGGGCTGCGATTCATACTAGAGGCGAACCGGAGAAGGAAATTCCGCAATAGCGGAAGCATCATCTGGCAGCTGAATGAGCCATGGCCGAACATATCCTGTACGAACTTGGTCGATTACTACGGCGAGACGAAGATGGCTTATCACTTTGCTAGGAAGGCATTTTCGCCGGATCACGTCTCTTTGGACTACAGGAGACTGGATTATCGTCCCGGAGAGCGGTTCGAGGGAGGCGTCTATGTGCACCGCGCCGGGGGTTCGTCAGCGGTTTCGGTGACTGCCGAGGTGTTGGATGCGCGAGGGCGGGTGATTTACGAGAAACAGTATGAGGGTGTTACCAAGGAGGATCATGCGCTCGAGATCGGGGCTCTCGAGTTCGACGTTCCTCCCCTCGAAGAGGAGCTGTTCTTCGTCCGACTGAAGGGAAGGGCACAACGATCCGATGCTGAAGTCTCTTCGAACCTATATGTATTCTCCACGCGCGAGGAGGCTGTTTATGCGCCTGCATTGCAGTTGGACGGGGCACGTCTGGACGTGGGGGCGCTTGAGGAATGGAGCGGCGGCAAGGGCGCAGCCGAACGAACGCGCCGCTATCGGGTGGCGAACGAGGGAACTACTGTGGCATTGCATGTGTATCCAGAAGTGGCGGGCGATCGGTATTGGGCGGTGGCCGACGGTGCGTACGAGAGCTTATTCCCGGGCGATTCGGTCGTTATAACAGTCACTTGCATCGCCCGGGAAGGGGGACCGTTCGATTCGCTTGCGGAGTCGACGGAATCCGATATTCCCAGTGTTGCCTTTAAGAGCTTTCACGCACAACAACATGTGTTGATTTAAGGGCTTGTCTGTCTTCTATCGCTGTGATATATTGGGAAATAATGAAAACACTTTGTGCGATGGCAAAGCATGCCTCGACGGCCGGAAACGGCTGGTCGGGGCTTTTTTGCGTTTTCGCGAGGGAGGAACGGTTGGTATGGAGCGGTTGGATGCGGGGAAGGCGAAGAAGCTGGAGGCATACTTGAAGAAGTGCCGGAACGTACTGGAAGGCAAGGGTTGGGCCGATGGCCTGTCGTATGCGGCGGAGAACTTTTTGGAATCGGTATGGGGACCGATGTTCGACTATGATTTTCGGTATTTGCATTGCGGCTGTCCGTTGGACGGGAGGCGAGAGGTCGGATATGTGCAATACTTCTCGTATCTACGGAGGGACCGCAAGCCGATCGTCTTCGAGGTGTTGAATCACTATGCCGCCAGGCTGAACCTCTCTTTGGAGGAATACGAGTTGTTTTCGGAACAGAGCGAGGCTTTGGATTCGCTAGGGTATATGACCGTGCGGATCACGGACATTGAACTCGATTTCGCCCGGAAGTACGTCAGCGAACGCGTGGTTTGCGCCATAAGCTCGAGCAACCGTTGGGAAGCAGAGCGGGAATGGGCCATGTAGCGGCGGGAGGGTTGTGGTATACTATCATTACGAGTTTCGGGGGGTGTCGGTAATGGACGAGACGAACCAGCTCCTGACCGCGATCTTGGGAAGACTGGACGAAATGGGCGCGGACATTAAAAGCATCAAGAGCGACATTAAAGTGATGAAAGCGGACATTGATGTGTTGAAGTCGGATGTTGCCGTATTGAGAGCCGATGTTGACATATTAAAAGCGGACGTTGCCGTACTTAAGACGGATGTTGCCGTACTTAAGGCGGATGTTGCGGTAATGAAAGGCGACATCGCCGAAATCAAAGAGACGCAGACTCGGCATGAGCGGATCCTAGAACTGCTATCGATCAAGTCGATCGATCACGAGGCTTCGATTCGGGACATTCGGAAGTCGCACGATTCGTAAGAGGCTCAGGCCGTTCTCGTAACGTCGGGGCGGCCTTTTTTTCATTGGGAAGCTTCGCTGCCCCCATGTTCCAAGGGTTGAGTCCCCATTCAACTGTAAAAGTACATGTATTCTTGGGCAAAAACACTCGGTAGTTCACAATGCCTGCAAAAATGCAGGTATTTCGTTAGGGGACGTGTGGTAGAGGAGAAAATTACTGCAGAAACGCAGTTAAACGCTCAAAAGATGAATTTTGGCGTCTAAATAGCTGCATTTCAGCAGTTATTGCGCGGACGTCCCTTCCTAACCTACCGTTTCCGCGATCCCCATGCCCATTGGTTGCGGGATTTTTGAATCGAAGGATTGTCAACGACCGCATCAATTTATATAATAAGAGGAAATCATACCCAACGATATAAAAGCCGGAAGGACCGTGCTTACAGGGGCGAACCCCTTGTTTGCGGTCCTTTTTTTGTTCATTTTCGAGTGGGAATTCGAACGGGGGAGATCGATGATGAAGAAAATGTTAACTGCTGCGCTGCTGAGCTTGTCGCTTGTTGGGATTCTGTTCCCGGCATCGGGAACGGCGGCTGCGGAGCCCTTTTCCGATATTGCCGGTCATTGGGCAAAGGCAAATATTGAATCCGCGGTGAAGGCCGGGTTTGTAAGCGGGTACCCCGATGGAACCTTTAAGCCGGACGCGAATGTGTCGAGGGCTGAGTTCTTAGCGATTATGACACGAGCGTCCGAATTGAGCGATGCCGGGGCGGTTGAGCCGTTCGAGGATGTCGCCTCGACACATTGGGCCGTAGATGCGATTAATCGGGGGATCGGTATGGGATTCATCCATACTTCAGACTTCGGGAAGACGTTCGCCCCGGATCAGGCGCTCACTCGCGCGGAAATGGTGAAGTGGTTGGTCAGCGGCTTGGCGAAGGCGGACTCGAGCTTTGTTGACGCGCTGCGAGATACGAGGGAGACGATCTTGCCGTTTACAGAGTACTTCCCTGGGAAGTTTAAGGAGTCGGATATTCCGTACATTGCAGTGTCGCGCGGTACCGGGCTTGTCGGGGGCTTCCCGGATGGCTCCTTCGGCCCTGATCGGACAACGACGCGAGCAGAGGTTGTTGTGCTGCTTGAACGGTACCTAGGGGTGGAGGGGACGAAGGCGGATACGTATAGGGCGCTAAATGAACTCCGGGAGGTTGGTACGACCGGCACGAACTTAGCGACGATTGGGAACGTGGCGGGTGAGTTAAGATGGTTGAATGGATTTGATAGAAAAGAGTCCCCAGTATACACCTTATTTAATAAAAGTCTTGTGGTAAAGCGTGAATTAGGTGACGTGAAGGTGAATCGCTTCATTGTTATAGACCCAAGAATGACTAGTATTTACGTTAACATGTTCCTGGATGATCAAATGAAAGAATTTGGTATGTCCAGGGATGTCTATCAGTACTTTTCTGAGGTAACTGCTACATTCAATCGAGATGTAGACTCGAGTACGTTTGCGGAATCAATTTCTCTTGCCGGTTCCTCAGTGAGACATAATTTACCAAAGGTATATGGGTACATGGCCATTCATGCAAGCGAAGGGAATCCTATGTTGAAAAAAGGTGTTACGACTCGTTTTTGGAGTTCCCATACTATTACCTACGGACTTTCAATGAGTATTACGACCAGTGATAACAAAACAGGCGGATTTGTTATTGAGAAGGAGTAAACGGTATGGGTAGAAAACCAAGTAATAAATTACTTAGTTCCCTTCTGATATTCAGTTTCCTAATCTCCTTAGTCCCGTCCATCGACGTTCCTGAGGCAGAGGCAGCATTACTTCCTGAGTTGGATGCGCCATATTTAGATCCACCTGGTCTTGCGCCGAACATGCAAAAGTTAATTATCGAAGTAGAAAATCCAGAACAACCCTTTCCTTATGCGGAATTTACTCAGCTCAATAACCGAAACTTTAATGTCAACTACGGGCCAGGGGAGCAAGAGGTAAATTATGTTAGTGATGCTAGTGCAACTTATGATTACCCGGAGGCGTTTCGGAAACCGTTTGTTTTGCCAATGGGGCCATACAAACCAACAGACTCATTTTTAGACTTATCTGGTAACCCTTATCCTACTGATCAAGTTACCGGGGTTATCCCGAGAGTTAGCAAACCTTCTTACCGGACTGGTTCTGCATATACAGGTCATGGACTACCATCCGTCTCATCAGATGGACAGACAGTTACGGTGGATGTAACTGTAGGAGGTCCTAATTTTTCCGCGAATAATCCTTTTAGCAACGAAGAGGCTATTGTAACCTCAACAGGGAAAATAAAAAGAGCAGTTAGATACGAAATCCCAATGGACATTGTATGGTATGGGGAGATCCATCAAACAAAAACGCTCAACGCGTCTACGGCGGATAATACTCTCACAGTAGGGCAGACGTCCAATTCGACGGTAACGGTAACTACGACGGGGTATCAGCCGAGCAGTGGACCGGTGGACGTGAACAACAACTCTGCGACGACAACGTGGAGTAGCGACAATAGCACTGTTGCTTCGGTGGACCCAGCAAGCGGTAAAATCACAGGGAAAAGCGCAGGTACTGCAAACATCACGGTGACTTGGAGAAGGAACGGGACGGCCGATGGAAAGGACTTTCAGATTTATCGCACCTTCAGCGTTTTCGTCGCGGGAGGGGGAGGTACCCCCACGGACCCTCCGCCAGTTGCAGACATTACCGGGGACTTCGATATTCTGCCTTCGACGATCAACTACCGCGATCCCTTCGGTCTAAAACCAAAGAACATCGTTGGAACAAACGGATGTACATATGTCTCTCACGAATACCGGTTTGAAGGCAAGGGGACACTTCCGCCAGTTTCCGGCCAGAATACTACCTCCACTTATAACTACGGGAGCTACCCTTTCGCTATTGGGGTTGGATCGCATCAAATATCTATCAAAATAAAAGGAACGACCTGTGAAAGCGGTTGGATCGCGACGAAGACGCTCACGATTCTCGGGCCGGCCGCAAACAATCCGCCATTCTTTAAGCTCGGGTGGTTTGCCAACGGGGATTGGACAAGTAAGTCGAACGTCATCCGAATCATTCAGGGCTCACACATGATGGTCCGCATCATTGAGACGCCTGACACAATTCCGCCTTCGCCGAGCGATCCGGATGGGGACAGCTTTTCCATCACAGGGTGGGACTTCTCAAACAACGCATGGACGGAGTCTCTCCCAGGGAAGTATGGGTATCAGCCGCTCGACGACCATCTAAGCGGGATTGTGATGGACATGCCGGGCACTCATACCGTCCGCGCGACGATGACGGACCAGTTCGGGGCCCAGTTTACGGCGAGCGCGACGATCGAGGTTATTCCTCCGAATCCGGTAGCCGTCATTACGGGACCGTCTCAGGTAAAGGAAGGACGGCCGCTGCCGTCGCCGTTCAGCTCGGCAAGCAGCTACTCGCCTGTCGGACGGACGATCGACCATTCGAGGGACGAGTGGACGAATCTAAAAAGCTCCTATAAAACGCCTGGAACCGAGATCATTCAGCTGCACGTTTACGATAGCGGGGGATTGAAATCGCTGCAGCCGGCTCTTCATACGCTTACCGTCATTCCGGATAAGCCGCCGATAGGGAAGCTGAATGTCCCTCCCCTCGATGTGCGAGGAAACACGGTCTCGATCCAGAACCAATCGTACTCCGAGGATGGCGATGTCATCGCCTCTATGACGTACAGAATGAAATATGACGCAAACAATAACGGCTTCGCAGATGACGCTTGGACGGCGATGACCGGAGACTTGTCCGGATTTTCGTTTGTGCC
This genomic window contains:
- a CDS encoding S-layer homology domain-containing protein, whose translation is MMKKMLTAALLSLSLVGILFPASGTAAAEPFSDIAGHWAKANIESAVKAGFVSGYPDGTFKPDANVSRAEFLAIMTRASELSDAGAVEPFEDVASTHWAVDAINRGIGMGFIHTSDFGKTFAPDQALTRAEMVKWLVSGLAKADSSFVDALRDTRETILPFTEYFPGKFKESDIPYIAVSRGTGLVGGFPDGSFGPDRTTTRAEVVVLLERYLGVEGTKADTYRALNELREVGTTGTNLATIGNVAGELRWLNGFDRKESPVYTLFNKSLVVKRELGDVKVNRFIVIDPRMTSIYVNMFLDDQMKEFGMSRDVYQYFSEVTATFNRDVDSSTFAESISLAGSSVRHNLPKVYGYMAIHASEGNPMLKKGVTTRFWSSHTITYGLSMSITTSDNKTGGFVIEKE